The window AAAGGTCTGGACGCGGCCCGGCGTTACGGTGGTCGCGGCCCACGTCAGCGGTGCCTCCTTTTCGGAGAACTCGGCCAGGGCCGCGGCGGCCACCTCGCCCATAAGTGCCTGGGTATCCTTCCCGTCTAACGGGATCCCCACCCGGGTGGCCACCTCCCGGAGCTTAGCCTCGTCCTTGACCGGATAGTCCGAGGCCTCCCCACGGCCGGCCCTGAGCATAGTGTGCGCCAGGTGCTTGGCGTGCCCGGAGTGGGAGGCGGTGCCCGCGGCGATCATCCGGGCCAGATTTCGCGCCACGATGGTATCCGCGCTGGCCCCGCAGGTGCCGGTCCGGGGGCCTTCGCCGAACGGGTCGATGCGGCACGGCCCCTGGAGGCACATCCGGCAGCACAGCCCCGTCAGCCCAAAGCCGCACTGGGGCTGCTGGGCTTGAAAGCGATCCCATACCGTAGCGATCCCACGGCGCTGGGCGACCTCTAGCATCGCCTGGGACGCGATGTCGAGCGACCGCTCCATGGGCACCCCCCTCCTTTCCCTGGACCCTTGCAAACCCCCCCAACCAAAACATAAAGAGGCGGGCCCTGTTCGGGTCGCCTCCTTTGCAGCCGGCAGGCGAAGGGATTGCTCCCCTCACCCTATCGCCCGTATGTTCCAGGCGGAACACACGGATCGGAGACGCTGCCTATTTGACCACGCTGCATACGGTCATGCCCGCCAACCTGCTCTCCGGGGCATTACCTTGGCCTTACAGTCCACTACTTTCAGTATACTCGGAAGCGTCCCCGAGTTCCTGCGAGGTGGGAACGGCTGTGCATGCCCCGCGCCCTGAAAGCTCCTCGCCCTGAGAGCCCCGCACCCCTGCAAATTGCCCTGCCCCCGGCCGATGCTATAATTGGGTGTCTTGCAAAGCTCCTGCCCTGCCCGCCGCCAGGCGTCGGCAGGGCCCCCGGCGGCTGTCGGGAGTCCAGGGGAGGGAAGGGATGCCTCAGTACGAGATGGTCTATATCGTCCGGCCGGATCTGGAGCCGGACGCCGTGCGGGCTGCGGTCGACCGCATCGGTCAGCGCGTGACCGAGCAGGGCGGCAGCGTGGACCATGTGGAGGTGTGGGGCAAGCGCCGGCTGGCCTATCCGCTGCGGAAGTTCCGTGAGGGGATCTACGTGCTGACCCGCTTCACCATTGACAGCGCCCACATCCCGGAGTTCAAGCGGTTGACCCGCATCATGGACGAGGTGATGCGGCTGCTGATCGTCAAGGCCGAGGGCCCGCTGCCGGCGGTCAAGGCCGTCCCCGCGCCGTCCGCCGAGCCGCGCGCGGCCCACGAGCCTGTGGCAGTGGAGCCGTCCGCCGACCGCGGCGGCCCCGAGGGAACCTAGGAGGGTGCCGTGCTGAACCGGGTGATCCTGATTGGTCGCCTCACCCGCGACCCAGAACTGCGGTACGTGCCCAGCGGTCAGCCCGTGGCCTCGTTCACCCTGGCGGTGGACCGCCCGTTCACCAACCAGGCGGGCGAGCGGGAGACCGACTTCATCGACATCGTGGCCTGGCGCAAGCTGGCCGACCAGGTCTCGCAGCACCTGAGCAAGGGGCGGCTGGTGGCTGTGGAGGGACGGCTGCAGATCCGTTCCTATGAGACCCAGGACGGGCAAAAGCGCAAGGTGGCCGAAGTGGTGGCCGACGCCGTGCGGTTCCTCGACCGCAAGGGCGCCCAGGCAGCGACGGCGGCACCGGAGCCGGCCGCCGCGGATTTCGAACCTGAGGAGGAGGACGTGCCGTTCTAGACCGGACCGGGTCCGGTCCGGGGCGGAACTGGGGAGGGTCCCATGGCCGACCGCGAGAAGGAGAAGAGTGACCGCAAGCAGTGGCGCCGGCGTCCCAAGCGCAAAGTCTGCGCTTTTTGCGCCGAAAAAGCCACTTTTATCGACTATAAGGATGCCGGCAAGCTGCGCCGCTATGTCACGGAGCGGGGAAAGATCCTGCCGCGGCGGATCTCCGGGACCTGTGCCAGGCACCAGCGGTCACTGGCGGTGGCGATCAAACGGGCCAGAGAGCTGGCCATGCTACCCTATACCAGCGAATAGGGCATCCTGCGACGTTGTGGCCCATTAGAGGGCCAATTTGGCCCCTCTTGACGCAGTTGTCCAGCGCGTAGCGCTGTTCGGTATAGCCAGGCGCCAGAGGACGACAGTACGATAGAGGCGGGGATCATCCCCGCCTCTTCGCATTACCCTGGCGCACCGGAGACCCCGGAAGGACAATGAGGCGTACCCGTCTCAGCACACGAGGCCTGACCGAGGGCGCGATTCAGGCTGCCCTGGTGGCAGTACTGGCTCTCCTTACGCGGTACGTCCCGCTGGCCGTACTGGCCACGACCTTCCTGATGCCCCTCCCCTTGATGGTACTCACGATCCGCCACGGCGTGCGGCCGGCGGTGCTGGCAGCAGTGGTTTCCGGCCTGGTGGCCGGTGTGCTCTCCGGAGACCTGCTGACCGGCGTGGGGATCCTCGTGGCAGTGGCTCCATTCGGCATCATGGTGGGCTTGGGGGCGCGGCGGGGGTGGAGTGGGCCGGCCATTGTGGGGGTAGCGGTCCTGGTTTCAGGAGTGTCGCTGGTGGCCAACGGGCTGCTGCTGCTGGCCTTCCTGGGGATCAATCCGGTGCAGCAGTACAGCGAGATGGTGTTGACCATGCGCCAGCAGATGGAGGGTGCGGCCTCCCTCTACGGGCGGCTGGGTCTCGGCCAGGAGGCGGCGGAGTCCTATCGCCGCACCATGCTGGCGGTGCTGGACCTGATGCCGCGGCTGGTGCTCTTCGGCTTCGTGACCACGGCGGTGACCACCGGCTGGCTGAACTACGAGGTCGCCCGGCCGATCCTGCGCCGGGTCGGCCACCCCCTGCCGGCGCTGCCCCCGGCGTCGACCTGGCGATTGCCTGGCTTGGCCCTGTGGCTGTTGCCCCTGGCCTGGCTGATCTCAGCCCTGGGGTGGCAGCCGGTGACGTCCCTGTCCGATCGGCTGCGCAGCACTCTGCCCCCTGCCCTCCTGCCCGTCCCCTCGGACCTTGGCCTCAACCTCCTGGCATTGCTCTCGGTGGCCCTGCTGGTCCAGGGACTGATCGTGGGGTGGGTCTTCCTGGGGCGGTACCGCCTGCACCGGGCCCTCCGCGTCCTGCTGCTGCTGTGGCTGGCGTTCAACCCCCTCTTCAGCAACCTGCTGCTGATCGTGGGCCTGGTCGACTCCGTTTTTCCCCTGCGGGAGCGGCTGGCGCGGCGGGCAGCCCCGGCGGAGGCGAAGCCGTGAAGGTCATCCTATTGCAGGACGTTCCGGCGCTGGGGCGGGCCGGCACGCTGGTCGAGGTTAAGGAAGGCTACGCCCGCAACTACCTCCTCCCCCGGGGGTTGGCCCGCGAGGCGACCGCGGGGGCGATCCGGGCCCGCGAGGTGCTGCGGCAGGCAGAGGAGCAGCGTCGTGCCCGGATGCAACGGGAGACCGAGCAGCTGGCGCAGGCCCTCTCCGCTCTGACCCTGGAGATTCCGGCGCGCGCCGGCGCGGAGGGGCGCCTCTTCGGTGCTGTCACGGCGCAGCAGGTCGCTGATGCGCTGCGCCAGCGCGGCTT is drawn from Armatimonadota bacterium and contains these coding sequences:
- the rpsF gene encoding 30S ribosomal protein S6, with the translated sequence MPQYEMVYIVRPDLEPDAVRAAVDRIGQRVTEQGGSVDHVEVWGKRRLAYPLRKFREGIYVLTRFTIDSAHIPEFKRLTRIMDEVMRLLIVKAEGPLPAVKAVPAPSAEPRAAHEPVAVEPSADRGGPEGT
- the ssb gene encoding single-stranded DNA-binding protein, with amino-acid sequence MLNRVILIGRLTRDPELRYVPSGQPVASFTLAVDRPFTNQAGERETDFIDIVAWRKLADQVSQHLSKGRLVAVEGRLQIRSYETQDGQKRKVAEVVADAVRFLDRKGAQAATAAPEPAAADFEPEEEDVPF
- the rpsR gene encoding 30S ribosomal protein S18; translation: MADREKEKSDRKQWRRRPKRKVCAFCAEKATFIDYKDAGKLRRYVTERGKILPRRISGTCARHQRSLAVAIKRARELAMLPYTSE
- a CDS encoding DUF2232 domain-containing protein, encoding MRRTRLSTRGLTEGAIQAALVAVLALLTRYVPLAVLATTFLMPLPLMVLTIRHGVRPAVLAAVVSGLVAGVLSGDLLTGVGILVAVAPFGIMVGLGARRGWSGPAIVGVAVLVSGVSLVANGLLLLAFLGINPVQQYSEMVLTMRQQMEGAASLYGRLGLGQEAAESYRRTMLAVLDLMPRLVLFGFVTTAVTTGWLNYEVARPILRRVGHPLPALPPASTWRLPGLALWLLPLAWLISALGWQPVTSLSDRLRSTLPPALLPVPSDLGLNLLALLSVALLVQGLIVGWVFLGRYRLHRALRVLLLLWLAFNPLFSNLLLIVGLVDSVFPLRERLARRAAPAEAKP
- the rplI gene encoding 50S ribosomal protein L9 — its product is MKVILLQDVPALGRAGTLVEVKEGYARNYLLPRGLAREATAGAIRAREVLRQAEEQRRARMQRETEQLAQALSALTLEIPARAGAEGRLFGAVTAQQVADALRQRGFPVDKKQVELEHPIRVEGFHRVAVRLPTGRLVRVAVNVVGRR